One part of the Sphingobacterium sp. LZ7M1 genome encodes these proteins:
- a CDS encoding MotA/TolQ/ExbB proton channel family protein, whose protein sequence is MANAPKTTTPAKQESGNAGNLFASLAIIICLVIGFLVYKFVMGDPSNFIDENPANQPKPGNYYGMVYHAGYVVPVLLGLFLMVWVFSIERLIVIGKASGTGNVGNFVRKVQGLLRSGNIDSAIQECDKQKGSVANVIKAGLLKYKDVEAHPGLDTEKSVLAIQKEIEEATTLEMPMLEKNLTVIATLVSIGTLTGLLGTVTGMIKAFSALATGGAPDSAKLANGISEALINTATGIGTSTIAIIFYNILTSKIDTLTYSIDEAGFSIVQTYAANHK, encoded by the coding sequence ATGGCAAACGCACCAAAAACTACAACCCCAGCTAAACAAGAGAGTGGCAATGCGGGTAATCTATTTGCAAGTTTAGCAATTATCATTTGTCTAGTAATTGGTTTCTTGGTTTACAAGTTTGTGATGGGTGATCCTTCAAACTTTATCGATGAGAATCCAGCGAACCAACCAAAACCAGGTAACTACTACGGTATGGTTTACCATGCAGGTTACGTAGTACCAGTTCTTCTAGGTTTATTCTTAATGGTATGGGTGTTTTCAATCGAGCGTCTTATCGTTATTGGTAAAGCATCTGGAACAGGAAACGTAGGTAACTTCGTAAGAAAAGTACAAGGATTATTGAGATCAGGTAACATTGATTCAGCTATCCAAGAGTGTGACAAGCAAAAAGGTTCCGTAGCGAACGTAATCAAAGCTGGTCTTTTAAAATATAAAGATGTTGAAGCACATCCAGGATTAGATACAGAGAAATCGGTATTAGCAATCCAAAAAGAAATTGAAGAGGCTACTACCTTAGAAATGCCAATGTTAGAGAAGAACTTAACCGTTATCGCAACATTAGTTTCTATTGGTACATTGACAGGTCTATTAGGTACAGTAACAGGTATGATTAAAGCGTTCTCGGCTTTAGCTACAGGTGGTGCACCAGATTCAGCAAAATTAGCGAACGGTATTTCTGAGGCCTTGATCAACACGGCAACAGGTATCGGTACATCTACAATCGCGATTATTTTCTACAACATCTTAACTTCTAAGATCGATACGTTAACATATTCTATTGACGAGGCTGGTTTCTCAATCGTACAAACATACGCTGCAAACCACAAATAA
- a CDS encoding translation initiation factor, which translates to MAKQKKQRFEGIVYSTSDDYEYTDSDGMEEVDTLPNEKQKLKVGLDKKQRKGKVVTIVTGFIGTGSDLDDLARKLKQRCGVGGSAKDGEILIQGDFKEKIIQYLSSEKYQVKSFGG; encoded by the coding sequence ATGGCAAAACAGAAGAAGCAAAGATTCGAAGGGATCGTTTATTCGACCTCTGACGATTATGAATATACCGATTCGGATGGGATGGAGGAAGTGGACACCCTTCCCAATGAGAAGCAGAAACTGAAGGTCGGCTTGGACAAGAAACAGCGGAAGGGGAAGGTTGTGACCATCGTGACGGGATTTATAGGGACTGGTTCAGATTTGGATGATTTAGCCCGTAAATTGAAGCAGCGATGTGGCGTAGGGGGGAGTGCCAAGGATGGTGAAATATTGATACAAGGTGATTTTAAAGAAAAAATTATACAATATTTAAGTTCGGAGAAGTATCAAGTTAAATCCTTTGGTGGTTAA
- a CDS encoding diacylglycerol kinase family protein → MRKKRILFVINPVSGGKKKTTFNKQVLEVLDLNRFDPTFKITNHANHAYELAKSAIDEQYDAVIAVGGDGTINEIGTALVGSDIPLGIVPEGSGNGLALYLGIPMNESAALRRINRFESVDIDCGKIGERCFFNIAGIGFDASVSDRFASETFRGPVGYLRTIINVISKYKPKKYTLNIDGKVYEREAFMISVANSPQYGNNAYIAPNASINDGVLDVCIVHKFPLYTLPMMIFHLFNKTADQSEYVEIIPGKKICIEQEGKAPLHLDGEPMDLGNKIDIEVQGNALKIIC, encoded by the coding sequence ATGAGAAAGAAGCGCATACTGTTTGTAATCAATCCAGTATCTGGTGGGAAGAAGAAAACAACGTTTAATAAACAGGTACTCGAAGTACTGGATTTAAACAGGTTTGACCCGACGTTTAAGATTACCAATCACGCTAATCACGCCTATGAACTTGCTAAATCTGCGATAGATGAGCAGTACGATGCCGTCATTGCCGTAGGTGGCGATGGCACGATCAATGAAATAGGGACGGCCTTGGTGGGCAGTGATATTCCATTGGGCATTGTCCCTGAGGGTTCTGGGAATGGATTGGCGCTTTATTTAGGTATTCCGATGAATGAGTCGGCAGCTTTGCGCAGGATCAATCGGTTTGAATCGGTCGACATCGATTGTGGAAAGATCGGGGAACGTTGTTTCTTCAATATTGCGGGTATCGGTTTTGATGCTTCAGTAAGTGATCGCTTTGCTTCGGAAACATTTAGGGGGCCGGTTGGATACCTTCGCACGATAATTAACGTTATTAGTAAGTATAAGCCTAAGAAATACACATTGAACATTGATGGTAAGGTCTATGAACGGGAGGCCTTTATGATATCGGTTGCGAATTCACCGCAATATGGCAATAACGCCTACATTGCGCCGAATGCATCCATCAATGATGGGGTATTGGATGTATGTATTGTGCATAAATTTCCGTTATATACATTACCGATGATGATCTTCCATCTCTTCAACAAGACTGCGGACCAATCCGAGTATGTAGAAATAATACCAGGGAAGAAGATCTGTATCGAGCAGGAGGGAAAGGCACCATTGCATTTGGATGGAGAGCCGATGGATTTAGGAAACAAGATTGATATAGAAGTGCAGGGCAATGCCCTCAAGATTATTTGTTAG
- the metK gene encoding methionine adenosyltransferase: MAYLFTSESVSEGHPDKVADQISDALIDNFLAWDEDARVAIETLVTTGQVVLAGEVKSKIYLDVQKITRQVIEKIGYTKSEYMFEANSCGVLSAIHEQSADINQGVDRITKQEQGAGDQGIMFGYANNETENYMPLALDLSHRLLYELAALRRENNEIQYLRPDAKSQVTLEYDDNHKPVRIDTIVISTQHDDFASEKEMQAKIQSDIENILVPRVKAQLKPELQALFTDKIKYHINPTGKFVIGGPHGDTGLTGRKIIVDTYGGKGAHGGGAFSGKDPSKVDRSAAYATRHIAKNLVAAGVADEILVQISYAIGVKDPMGIYVNTYGTNKVNKTDGEIAKIIAELFDMTPYGIETRLGLRNPIYAETAAYGHMGRTPKTVSKTFENSNGETKTLEVDLFTWEKLDFVEPVKKAFGL, from the coding sequence ATGGCATATTTATTTACCTCCGAATCGGTATCTGAAGGACATCCTGACAAAGTCGCAGACCAAATTTCGGACGCTTTAATCGACAACTTCCTCGCTTGGGATGAAGATGCCCGCGTAGCTATTGAAACCTTAGTTACTACTGGACAGGTGGTTTTAGCAGGTGAAGTGAAGTCCAAAATCTACTTGGACGTTCAAAAGATCACTCGCCAGGTTATAGAAAAAATCGGATATACTAAATCCGAGTATATGTTCGAAGCGAATTCCTGTGGAGTTCTTTCGGCAATTCACGAACAATCCGCCGACATCAACCAAGGGGTAGATCGTATCACAAAACAAGAACAAGGCGCTGGTGACCAAGGTATTATGTTCGGTTACGCCAATAACGAAACTGAAAACTATATGCCCCTGGCATTGGACCTTTCCCACCGTCTTTTATATGAACTTGCAGCTCTAAGACGCGAGAACAACGAAATCCAATACCTTCGCCCTGATGCTAAATCACAGGTAACCTTGGAATATGATGACAACCATAAACCGGTTCGCATCGACACCATCGTGATCTCAACCCAACATGATGACTTCGCTTCTGAAAAAGAAATGCAGGCGAAAATCCAATCTGATATTGAAAACATCTTGGTTCCTCGTGTAAAGGCTCAATTGAAACCTGAACTACAGGCGCTATTCACAGATAAAATCAAATACCACATCAACCCTACCGGTAAATTCGTAATCGGTGGACCTCATGGCGACACCGGTTTGACAGGTAGAAAGATCATCGTCGATACTTACGGCGGTAAAGGTGCGCACGGTGGCGGTGCTTTCTCTGGAAAAGACCCATCCAAAGTGGACCGTTCTGCAGCTTATGCCACTCGCCATATTGCCAAAAACTTGGTGGCAGCGGGTGTTGCTGACGAAATCCTGGTACAGATCTCTTACGCTATCGGTGTAAAAGATCCTATGGGTATCTATGTGAATACCTACGGAACCAACAAGGTGAACAAAACTGATGGAGAAATCGCCAAGATCATTGCTGAGCTGTTCGACATGACTCCTTACGGCATTGAAACACGCTTAGGCCTTCGTAACCCAATCTACGCTGAAACCGCAGCATATGGCCACATGGGAAGAACACCAAAAACGGTAAGCAAAACTTTCGAAAACTCGAATGGCGAAACCAAAACTTTGGAAGTGGATCTTTTCACTTGGGAAAAGCTAGATTTTGTCGAGCCAGTGAAAAAAGCATTTGGTCTTTAA
- a CDS encoding alpha-L-fucosidase — MEMIIKKYAICLFFLCFGGTCLAQQKEVKPSSAQVDWAEAEIGAMFHFDVVNYVPDYNWRKWGSHPPASIFNPSKLDTDQWIRAAKAAGAKYAVLVAKHGSGFSLWPTKAHDYNISNSPWKNGKGDLVLDFINSCKKYGLKPGIYASASANGYLHVDNPGKVQEGSPITQEEYNKVVETQLTELWTNYGKLFEIWFDGGVLPVNEGGPDLAPLLKRLQPDAVVFQGPNDANNLIRWIGNEEGRAPYPNWSRSDFTTSATGTIVIDGLSGSPNGKIWCPGEADFPLRTGWQGGWFWKESGQDMLSLEQLVSSYYTSVGRNSNMLLGIVVDTSGLVPKEDFQRLEEFGHELLKISSNPIKSQKNLVGNSVTLDLKQPKDINQIIIQENIRNGEKIRKYKVEAWIGNKWVEICSGESIGNKRIQKFDDIYTSKVRLTIVDSEGSPEIKAFSIFKV; from the coding sequence ATGGAAATGATAATTAAGAAATATGCGATTTGTCTGTTTTTCCTTTGTTTTGGAGGGACCTGTTTGGCTCAACAAAAGGAAGTAAAGCCTTCTTCCGCCCAAGTTGATTGGGCGGAAGCAGAAATTGGAGCGATGTTCCATTTTGATGTGGTGAATTATGTGCCCGATTATAACTGGAGAAAATGGGGTTCACATCCTCCTGCATCCATATTTAATCCCAGTAAATTGGATACTGATCAATGGATCAGGGCAGCCAAGGCCGCAGGAGCAAAATATGCTGTCCTGGTTGCAAAGCATGGCTCTGGATTTAGTCTGTGGCCTACAAAAGCACATGACTATAATATTAGTAATTCTCCCTGGAAGAATGGAAAGGGAGACCTAGTCCTTGATTTCATCAATTCCTGTAAGAAATATGGCCTCAAGCCAGGGATCTATGCTAGTGCCTCTGCAAACGGTTATTTACATGTGGATAATCCCGGTAAAGTCCAGGAAGGATCGCCCATAACCCAAGAAGAGTATAATAAGGTTGTTGAGACTCAATTAACGGAATTGTGGACTAATTATGGAAAACTTTTTGAAATTTGGTTCGATGGTGGAGTTTTACCCGTAAATGAAGGCGGGCCAGATCTAGCACCCTTATTGAAAAGGTTGCAGCCTGATGCGGTGGTATTTCAGGGCCCCAATGACGCGAATAATTTGATTCGTTGGATCGGGAATGAAGAGGGACGAGCTCCTTACCCGAACTGGAGTCGATCTGATTTTACAACCTCTGCGACAGGGACTATTGTCATTGATGGTCTGAGCGGGAGTCCTAATGGTAAAATTTGGTGCCCTGGAGAAGCTGATTTTCCACTTAGAACAGGATGGCAAGGAGGGTGGTTTTGGAAAGAATCAGGACAAGATATGCTATCTTTAGAGCAATTGGTCAGTTCCTATTATACTAGCGTAGGAAGAAACTCCAATATGTTGTTAGGGATCGTAGTTGATACGAGTGGTTTAGTGCCGAAGGAAGATTTTCAAAGGCTTGAAGAGTTTGGGCATGAATTGCTAAAGATTTCCTCAAACCCTATTAAATCTCAGAAAAATCTTGTTGGCAATTCAGTCACTCTTGACCTTAAACAACCAAAAGATATTAATCAGATCATTATTCAAGAGAATATTCGGAACGGTGAAAAAATTAGGAAGTATAAAGTTGAAGCATGGATCGGAAATAAATGGGTCGAGATTTGTTCTGGGGAATCAATAGGGAACAAAAGAATCCAAAAATTTGATGATATTTATACATCAAAAGTTAGATTAACCATAGTTGATTCTGAAGGATCTCCTGAAATTAAGGCTTTTTCGATTTTTAAAGTCTGA